The proteins below come from a single Parageobacillus toebii NBRC 107807 genomic window:
- a CDS encoding acetyl-CoA C-acetyltransferase, which yields MREAVIVAGARTPVGKAKKGTLAHVRPDDLGALVVKETLKRAGNYEGNIDDLIIGCAMPEAEQGLNIARNIGALAGLPYTVPAITINRYCSSGLQAIAYAAERIMLGHSDTVIAGGVESMSLVPMMGHVIRPNAKLAEEAPEYYMSMGHTAEQVAMKYGVSREDQDAFAVRSHQRAAKAIREGKFKDEIVPVEVTVRKVENNKLVEKTILFEEDEGVRPDTNMETLAKLRPAFSVNGTVTAGNASQMSDGAAAVMVMDREKAESLGLKPLGKFRSFAVAGVPPEVMGIGPVAAVPKALKLAGLELSDIGLIELNEAFASQSIQVIRELGLDEEKVNVNGGAIALGHPLGCTGAKLTLSLLYEMRRRNVQFGIVTMCIGGGMGAAGVFELI from the coding sequence GTGAGAGAAGCGGTGATTGTAGCTGGGGCGCGCACGCCGGTCGGAAAGGCGAAAAAAGGGACGCTCGCCCATGTACGTCCAGATGATTTAGGCGCGCTCGTTGTAAAGGAAACGTTGAAACGCGCGGGGAATTATGAAGGAAATATCGATGACCTTATTATTGGGTGTGCGATGCCGGAAGCGGAGCAAGGATTAAACATTGCGAGAAACATCGGGGCGCTTGCAGGGCTTCCATACACGGTTCCTGCCATTACGATTAATCGTTATTGCTCGTCCGGTTTGCAAGCGATTGCTTACGCTGCAGAGCGGATCATGCTTGGCCATTCGGATACGGTTATTGCTGGCGGTGTGGAATCGATGAGCCTTGTTCCAATGATGGGGCATGTGATACGTCCAAATGCGAAACTGGCAGAAGAAGCTCCAGAGTATTATATGTCAATGGGACATACAGCCGAACAAGTGGCGATGAAGTATGGGGTAAGCCGTGAAGACCAAGACGCGTTTGCTGTACGAAGCCATCAGCGTGCCGCAAAAGCGATTCGGGAAGGCAAATTTAAGGATGAAATTGTCCCGGTAGAAGTAACCGTTCGAAAAGTAGAAAATAATAAACTAGTCGAGAAAACAATACTTTTCGAAGAGGACGAAGGGGTACGCCCAGATACGAATATGGAAACTTTAGCAAAACTCCGTCCGGCATTTTCGGTCAACGGAACGGTAACAGCCGGGAACGCTTCACAAATGAGCGATGGGGCCGCTGCGGTAATGGTGATGGACCGTGAAAAAGCAGAATCGCTAGGGTTAAAACCGCTTGGAAAATTCCGTTCGTTCGCTGTTGCCGGCGTACCGCCGGAAGTAATGGGAATCGGTCCGGTTGCTGCGGTTCCGAAAGCGTTAAAACTTGCGGGGTTAGAGCTTTCCGATATCGGATTAATCGAACTAAATGAAGCGTTTGCGTCTCAATCGATCCAAGTGATTCGCGAGCTTGGACTAGATGAGGAAAAAGTGAATGTAAACGGAGGAGCGATTGCGCTTGGCCATCCGCTTGGTTGTACAGGCGCAAAACTGACGTTATCGTTGCTTTATGAAATGCGCCGCCGCAATGTACAGTTCGGAATTGTCACGATGTGTATTGGAGGCGGTATGGGCGCAGCAGGAGTATTTGAATTAATTTAA
- a CDS encoding 3-hydroxyacyl-CoA dehydrogenase/enoyl-CoA hydratase family protein, which yields MVKRIQRAAVLGSGVMGSGIAAHLANVGIPTLLLDIVPRELTKEEEAKGLTLEHKEVRNRLVNQALQKLLKQKPAPLMSKSNLALIEVGNFEDDFHRLAEVDWIIEVVVENLEIKKSVFARVDEVRKPGTIVSSNTSGISIEAMAEGRSEDFKRHFLGTHFFNPPRYLKLLEIIPTKDTAQEVVSYMKTFGEEVLGKGVVMAKDTPNFIANRIGTYGLLVTVREMMKGGYSVGEVDSITGPLIGRPKSATFRTLDVVGLDTFIHVANNVFEKVEGEEKEAFRVPDFMKAMLEKGWLGSKSGQGFFLKQGKDILELNYETLEYEPRKKLTTPAVEMSKQAKGLANKLKALVYADDRAGTFLWNITAPVLLYSAKLLGEIADDIVAIDRAMKWGFGWELGPFEMWDAIGVEQSVRKMQAEGFEIPSWVTDMLADGFTSFYKSEKGQAFYYDHGEYKPIKENPKVIHIKRLKEQKDVIKKNSGASLIDLGDDVALLEFHSPNNAIGTDIVQMINYALEEVERNYKGLVIGNQGKNFCVGANLAMILMEAQDDNYFEIEIAVRQFQQAMMNIKYSPKPVVVAPFAMTLGGGTEICLPSSRIQAAAETYMGLVEVGVGLIPGGGGNKELYIKYLNSLPNGVNVDLQQVANKVFETIAMAKVSSSAAEACEWNFLSKQDGITMNSDHLLHDAKQAVISLYDQGYRPPVRKKVPVVGETGYAAMLLGAQSMYHSGYISEHDLKIAKKLAYVIAGGKVPYGTEVDEQYLLDLEREAFLSLVGEPKSQARMQHMLVKGKPLRN from the coding sequence ATGGTGAAACGCATTCAAAGGGCTGCTGTGCTCGGATCTGGTGTGATGGGTTCGGGAATTGCTGCGCATTTAGCGAACGTGGGGATACCGACGTTGCTTCTTGATATCGTCCCGCGTGAGCTGACGAAGGAAGAGGAAGCAAAAGGGCTAACACTTGAACATAAAGAAGTGCGCAACCGCCTTGTCAATCAAGCGTTGCAAAAGTTATTGAAACAAAAGCCAGCGCCGCTTATGTCAAAGTCCAATCTTGCCCTTATTGAAGTAGGAAACTTTGAAGATGATTTTCATCGTCTTGCTGAAGTGGACTGGATTATTGAAGTGGTCGTGGAAAATTTAGAAATTAAGAAAAGTGTATTTGCAAGGGTAGATGAGGTAAGAAAACCGGGAACGATCGTCAGCTCAAACACTTCGGGCATTTCCATCGAAGCAATGGCAGAAGGCCGTTCTGAGGACTTTAAAAGACATTTTTTAGGAACGCATTTCTTCAATCCACCGCGCTACTTAAAGCTGCTTGAAATCATCCCGACAAAAGATACAGCCCAAGAAGTGGTTTCATATATGAAAACATTTGGAGAAGAGGTTCTTGGCAAAGGCGTTGTGATGGCAAAAGATACGCCAAACTTCATTGCGAACCGAATCGGCACGTACGGACTTTTAGTCACTGTAAGAGAAATGATGAAAGGCGGATACAGCGTCGGAGAAGTAGATTCGATTACCGGGCCGCTGATTGGCCGTCCGAAAAGCGCGACATTCCGTACGCTTGATGTAGTTGGATTAGACACATTTATTCACGTTGCCAACAATGTATTTGAAAAAGTAGAAGGAGAAGAAAAAGAGGCATTCCGCGTTCCGGACTTTATGAAAGCAATGCTCGAAAAAGGCTGGCTCGGCAGCAAATCGGGGCAAGGCTTCTTCTTGAAGCAAGGAAAAGATATTTTAGAGCTTAATTATGAAACGTTGGAATATGAGCCGCGTAAAAAGTTAACAACCCCGGCAGTAGAAATGAGCAAACAAGCAAAAGGGCTTGCCAATAAGTTGAAAGCGCTTGTATATGCGGATGACCGTGCAGGAACATTCCTTTGGAACATTACTGCCCCAGTTCTTCTCTATTCTGCGAAATTGCTCGGTGAAATTGCTGATGACATTGTCGCTATCGACCGTGCGATGAAATGGGGATTTGGCTGGGAGCTCGGTCCGTTTGAAATGTGGGACGCAATCGGTGTTGAGCAATCTGTTCGTAAAATGCAAGCAGAAGGATTTGAAATTCCTTCGTGGGTAACGGATATGCTTGCGGATGGATTCACCTCTTTCTATAAATCGGAAAAAGGGCAAGCATTCTATTACGACCACGGAGAATACAAACCGATTAAAGAAAACCCGAAAGTCATTCATATTAAGCGCTTGAAAGAGCAAAAAGACGTTATTAAGAAAAATAGCGGCGCAAGTTTAATTGACCTTGGCGATGATGTAGCGTTGTTAGAGTTTCACTCGCCAAATAACGCGATCGGCACGGATATTGTTCAAATGATTAACTATGCCCTTGAAGAAGTAGAACGAAACTATAAGGGGCTTGTCATCGGAAACCAAGGGAAAAACTTCTGTGTCGGCGCAAATCTTGCGATGATTTTAATGGAAGCACAAGATGACAACTATTTTGAAATTGAGATTGCTGTTCGCCAATTCCAGCAAGCGATGATGAATATTAAGTATAGCCCGAAACCAGTGGTCGTTGCACCGTTTGCGATGACACTCGGTGGCGGAACGGAAATTTGTTTGCCATCATCACGCATTCAAGCCGCGGCAGAAACGTATATGGGGCTTGTGGAAGTTGGTGTCGGCCTCATTCCTGGCGGCGGCGGAAATAAAGAACTTTATATTAAATATTTAAACAGTCTGCCAAACGGAGTTAATGTCGATTTGCAACAAGTGGCGAATAAAGTGTTTGAAACGATCGCAATGGCAAAAGTATCAAGTTCAGCAGCGGAAGCGTGCGAATGGAACTTCTTAAGTAAACAAGATGGTATTACGATGAATAGTGATCATTTGCTTCATGACGCGAAACAAGCGGTGATTTCTCTTTACGATCAAGGTTATCGCCCGCCGGTTCGCAAAAAAGTACCTGTGGTTGGTGAAACAGGTTATGCGGCAATGTTGCTTGGAGCGCAGTCGATGTATCATTCTGGATACATTAGTGAACATGATTTAAAAATCGCGAAAAAACTTGCGTATGTCATCGCCGGCGGAAAAGTTCCATACGGTACGGAAGTGGATGAACAGTATTTGCTTGATTTAGAACGCGAAGCATTTTTAAGCCTAGTTGGCGAACCGAAATCGCAAGCAAGAATGCAACATATGCTTGTTAAAGGAAAGCCGTTGCGCAACTAG
- a CDS encoding spore coat protein — MNQNQIQNPETQIPKTPQMNDRDFLNDMLTTEKYMTSSYNVFLHEASHQQLYQDMMNIFTETQNCQRELYNLMFKKGWYKLEAAGQQKLQQSYQQFQGYTNQFPYQNTVQ, encoded by the coding sequence ATGAACCAAAACCAAATTCAAAATCCAGAAACGCAAATACCAAAAACACCGCAAATGAATGATCGCGACTTTCTTAACGATATGTTAACAACAGAAAAATATATGACTTCCTCATATAACGTCTTTTTGCATGAAGCAAGCCATCAACAATTATATCAAGATATGATGAATATTTTTACGGAGACACAAAACTGCCAACGTGAGTTATATAACTTAATGTTCAAAAAGGGCTGGTACAAGCTTGAAGCAGCTGGCCAGCAAAAATTGCAACAATCGTATCAGCAATTCCAAGGATACACAAATCAATTCCCATATCAAAATACAGTTCAGTAA
- a CDS encoding biotin transporter BioY translates to MKTKSLLLTALFAALTAIGGVIKIPIPYVPFTLQIASVYLAGCLLGPKLGMLSQLVYVLIGLAGAPVFAEGGGPSYVLKPTFGYLIGFVVGAYVNGWMMKTFQFRKTAAIFLANLSTLLVVYCFGCAWLYMAMKWIVEKPLTIGQTLWFGFVLPVPGDLLLCAVCSVLVARILPRLHIVIHKQGVVS, encoded by the coding sequence ATGAAAACAAAATCATTGTTGCTGACGGCGCTGTTTGCCGCGCTTACGGCCATTGGCGGGGTTATCAAAATTCCGATTCCCTATGTGCCGTTTACGTTGCAAATCGCTTCCGTTTATTTAGCGGGATGTTTATTAGGGCCGAAGCTTGGGATGTTGAGCCAGCTTGTTTATGTGCTGATCGGTCTTGCGGGAGCGCCAGTTTTCGCGGAAGGCGGAGGACCTAGCTATGTGTTGAAGCCGACGTTTGGTTATTTGATCGGCTTTGTTGTGGGGGCCTATGTTAATGGATGGATGATGAAAACCTTTCAATTTCGTAAAACGGCTGCTATTTTTCTAGCGAATTTATCTACTCTTCTAGTTGTTTATTGCTTTGGATGCGCCTGGTTATATATGGCGATGAAATGGATCGTGGAAAAGCCGCTTACCATTGGACAAACGTTATGGTTTGGCTTTGTGCTTCCGGTGCCGGGAGATCTACTGTTATGTGCGGTTTGTTCCGTACTTGTTGCACGTATACTGCCGCGTCTTCACATCGTCATTCACAAGCAAGGGGTGGTTTCCTAA
- a CDS encoding iron chelate uptake ABC transporter family permease subunit: protein MSNKRKLIVLSIAALSLIMVFLFTDVKGNWDYVFRSRSEKIAAMVLTGCAIAASTVIFQTITNNRILTPSIIGFDSVYMLIQTFVVFIFGSTTLTMMNANVQFLVSVGFMVGFAVLLYSILFKQEEQTIYFLLLVGMIMGTFFQSVTSFMQFLIDPNEFFVIQDRMFASFNNMKTELLLVAGIVIALMIGYIVSYIRYLDVLSLGKEHAVNLGVPYEKTVKRLLIVVAVLVSVSTALVGPITFLGFIVANVAYTFLQTYRHSYLLVGAMLFAVVALVGGQLLVERVFTFSTPITVIVNLIGGIYFLYLLLRERKAW from the coding sequence ATGTCTAACAAAAGGAAGCTGATCGTGTTAAGCATTGCCGCTTTGTCGCTGATTATGGTGTTTTTGTTTACGGATGTCAAAGGCAACTGGGACTATGTTTTTCGGTCAAGAAGTGAAAAAATTGCCGCTATGGTGTTGACAGGATGTGCGATTGCCGCTTCTACCGTCATTTTTCAAACGATCACGAACAACCGGATATTAACGCCGAGCATTATCGGGTTTGATTCGGTTTATATGTTGATTCAGACGTTTGTTGTATTTATTTTTGGGTCGACGACGCTGACAATGATGAACGCGAACGTGCAGTTTCTCGTTTCCGTCGGGTTCATGGTGGGATTTGCGGTATTGCTTTATTCCATTTTATTTAAACAAGAAGAGCAGACGATTTATTTTCTCCTCCTTGTTGGAATGATTATGGGGACATTTTTTCAAAGCGTGACATCCTTTATGCAATTTTTAATCGATCCGAACGAATTTTTTGTGATTCAAGATCGCATGTTTGCGAGCTTTAACAATATGAAAACAGAGCTTTTATTGGTGGCAGGCATTGTCATTGCGCTGATGATTGGCTATATCGTTTCTTACATACGTTATTTAGATGTGCTTTCGCTAGGAAAAGAGCATGCGGTTAATTTAGGCGTTCCATATGAAAAAACCGTCAAGCGGCTGCTCATTGTCGTTGCCGTGCTTGTTTCCGTCTCTACTGCGTTAGTCGGTCCGATTACGTTTTTAGGATTCATTGTGGCGAACGTAGCGTATACGTTTTTGCAAACATACCGGCATAGTTACTTGCTTGTTGGCGCGATGCTGTTTGCCGTTGTTGCGTTAGTTGGCGGGCAGCTGTTAGTGGAAAGAGTGTTCACATTTTCCACGCCGATAACGGTGATAGTGAATTTAATTGGCGGAATTTACTTTTTATATCTTTTATTGAGGGAGAGGAAAGCATGGTAG
- a CDS encoding siderophore ABC transporter substrate-binding protein, giving the protein MLKKRWLPIFVALFTAILLAACGNEDNAKNASSSNPKNDSEKITIKHELGETKVKKKPEKVVVFDFGVLDSLDKLGVEVTGVPKANLPSYLEKYKDSKYENVGGLMEPDFEKINEIAPDLIVISGRQANSYEKFAEIAPTVYMGIDTKNYIDSFANNMKTLGKIFGKEKEVEKELESINKQIEAVKSKAEKTSGKALIVLTTGGKVSAYGPGSRFGIIHDVLGIKPVDANIEVSTHGQSISFEYIAEKNPDYLFVVDRDAVVAGKPSAKQTIENELVKKTNAYKNNRIIYLNPNYWYLAGGGLISVAEMINEVEKGIE; this is encoded by the coding sequence ATGCTAAAAAAACGTTGGTTGCCGATTTTCGTGGCGCTTTTCACTGCCATATTGCTGGCAGCGTGCGGGAACGAAGACAATGCAAAAAACGCAAGCAGCTCGAACCCGAAAAACGATAGTGAAAAAATAACGATCAAGCATGAATTAGGGGAAACAAAAGTAAAGAAAAAACCAGAGAAAGTCGTTGTCTTTGACTTCGGCGTTCTTGATTCATTGGATAAGCTTGGTGTTGAAGTGACCGGCGTTCCGAAAGCCAACCTTCCATCTTATCTTGAAAAATATAAAGATAGTAAGTATGAAAACGTTGGAGGGTTGATGGAACCAGATTTTGAAAAAATAAATGAAATCGCTCCAGATTTAATCGTTATTTCTGGACGCCAAGCCAATTCCTATGAAAAATTCGCCGAAATTGCCCCAACGGTTTATATGGGAATTGATACGAAAAACTATATAGACTCTTTCGCGAATAATATGAAAACGTTAGGTAAAATCTTTGGAAAAGAAAAAGAAGTCGAAAAGGAATTAGAAAGCATTAATAAACAAATCGAAGCGGTCAAATCGAAGGCAGAAAAAACGAGCGGCAAAGCGCTTATTGTGCTCACGACTGGCGGAAAAGTAAGCGCATACGGCCCAGGGTCCCGCTTTGGGATTATTCATGACGTGCTTGGCATTAAACCGGTCGATGCGAATATTGAAGTATCTACACATGGCCAAAGCATTTCATTTGAATATATTGCTGAGAAAAACCCGGATTATTTATTTGTGGTGGATCGCGATGCAGTAGTGGCAGGAAAACCGTCGGCAAAACAAACGATTGAAAACGAGCTGGTGAAAAAGACAAACGCTTATAAAAACAATCGCATCATTTATTTAAATCCGAACTATTGGTATCTTGCCGGCGGCGGCCTCATTTCTGTTGCGGAAATGATCAATGAAGTGGAAAAAGGCATCGAATAA
- a CDS encoding ABC transporter ATP-binding protein: MVEVRGVYKQYGGKNVVDNVSITIPTGKLTSLIGPNGAGKSTLLSIMSRLIDKDRGEVRIEGKEISQYKSDELAKKISILKQSNHIAIRLTVKELVSFGRFPYSRGRLTREDWEYVKEAIRYMELEDLQDCYLNELSGGQRQRAYIAMVLAQDTDYIFLDEPLNNLDMKHCVQMMKVLRKLVDELGKTIVVVMHDINFASCYSDYIVALKNGKVVREGTASEIMSNGVLQGIYDMDVHIETIHDKKICVYFA, translated from the coding sequence ATGGTAGAAGTAAGAGGGGTTTATAAGCAATACGGTGGAAAAAACGTCGTTGACAACGTGTCGATTACGATCCCGACTGGGAAATTAACATCGCTCATTGGGCCGAACGGTGCGGGAAAAAGCACGCTGTTATCGATTATGAGCCGTCTTATCGATAAAGACCGCGGCGAAGTCAGAATTGAAGGAAAAGAAATTAGCCAATATAAAAGCGATGAATTGGCGAAAAAGATCTCCATTTTAAAACAATCAAACCATATTGCAATCCGGCTGACGGTGAAAGAACTCGTTTCTTTTGGACGGTTCCCGTATTCACGCGGCAGACTGACGCGCGAAGACTGGGAGTATGTCAAAGAAGCGATTCGGTATATGGAGCTGGAGGACTTGCAAGATTGTTATTTGAACGAATTGAGCGGCGGACAAAGACAGCGCGCGTATATTGCCATGGTGCTCGCGCAAGATACAGACTACATTTTTCTCGATGAGCCGTTAAACAATTTAGATATGAAACATTGTGTGCAAATGATGAAAGTATTGCGAAAATTGGTGGATGAACTTGGAAAAACGATCGTCGTTGTCATGCACGACATTAATTTTGCGTCCTGTTATTCTGATTATATTGTTGCCCTTAAAAACGGGAAAGTGGTTCGCGAGGGAACAGCATCAGAAATTATGAGCAATGGCGTATTGCAAGGCATTTATGATATGGACGTTCATATTGAAACGATCCATGATAAGAAAATATGTGTTTATTTTGCATAA
- a CDS encoding proline dehydrogenase family protein codes for MEQLMRDFFLFLSKNKTLTKLAKKYGLRFGASRFVAGETIAQAVEVIKQLNKKGLAVTVDYLGEFVDNEKEANEMANHCIEAIEAIGREKLNSQLSLKMTSMGLDISDELVMRNMRRILDTAKQHGVFVTIDMEDYSRCQKTLDIFKQLKKEYDNVGTVLQAYLYRTVSDIEDLKDYHPNLRLVKGAYKESPEVAFPDKKDVDENFKKIIKMHLLNGNYTAVATHDDAIIEYTKQLVKEYNIPNSQFEFQMLYGIRPERQEQLAREGYTMRVYVPYGTDWYGYFMRRLAERPANVAFVLKGIFRK; via the coding sequence ATGGAGCAATTGATGCGCGACTTTTTTTTGTTTTTATCGAAAAATAAGACATTAACTAAATTGGCGAAAAAATATGGATTGCGCTTTGGGGCCTCCCGATTTGTTGCAGGGGAAACGATCGCACAGGCTGTCGAAGTGATTAAACAATTAAATAAAAAAGGGTTGGCTGTTACGGTCGATTATTTAGGAGAATTCGTGGACAATGAAAAAGAAGCGAACGAGATGGCGAACCATTGCATCGAGGCGATTGAAGCGATTGGAAGAGAAAAGCTTAATTCACAATTGTCGTTAAAAATGACATCGATGGGGCTTGATATTTCAGACGAGCTTGTGATGCGCAATATGCGGCGTATTTTAGATACAGCGAAACAGCACGGCGTTTTTGTCACGATTGATATGGAAGATTATTCTCGCTGTCAAAAAACGCTCGATATTTTTAAACAGTTGAAAAAAGAATATGATAATGTCGGAACGGTATTGCAAGCGTATTTGTACCGTACGGTATCCGATATCGAAGATTTAAAAGATTACCACCCAAATTTGCGCCTTGTCAAAGGGGCATATAAGGAATCACCGGAAGTGGCGTTTCCAGATAAAAAAGATGTCGATGAAAACTTTAAAAAAATCATTAAGATGCATTTATTAAATGGAAACTATACAGCGGTAGCGACCCATGACGATGCCATCATTGAATATACGAAGCAGCTTGTCAAAGAATATAACATTCCTAATAGCCAGTTCGAATTCCAAATGTTATACGGAATTCGTCCAGAGCGGCAAGAACAGCTTGCGCGTGAAGGATATACGATGCGCGTTTATGTTCCATACGGAACGGACTGGTACGGTTACTTTATGCGCCGCCTTGCGGAACGTCCTGCAAACGTCGCATTCGTTCTTAAAGGAATTTTTCGTAAATAA
- a CDS encoding DUF2573 family protein, whose translation MSAPSLAKHWSELYLEAKEQMKQLVEEIK comes from the coding sequence ATATCAGCACCTAGTCTCGCCAAACATTGGAGTGAACTTTATCTGGAGGCGAAGGAGCAAATGAAGCAGTTGGTTGAGGAAATCAAATAA
- the bioA gene encoding adenosylmethionine--8-amino-7-oxononanoate transaminase, whose amino-acid sequence MRYSYEQLEQWDKEYVWHPFTQMKTYVQEHPLIIERGQGSYLFDVNGNKYLDGYASLWVNVHGHNDPELNEALHMQIETIAHSTLLGSANVPSILLAKKLIELWPGLSKVFYSDTGAAAVEIALKMAYQYWKNIDPVKYAAKNKFVSLKEAYHGDTVGAVSVGGMDLFHRIFKPLLFERIEVPSPYVYRMDGYGDEVEIVRYCLQQLEDVLEREHEQIAGVIVEPLVQGAAGIITHPKGFLKGIETLCRKYGVLLICDEVAVGFGRTGTLFACEQEQVTPDILCLGKGITGGYLPLAATLTTDRVYEAFLGEVDEDKTFYHGHTYTGNQLSCAVALKNIELIEKRNLVENVRKKAERLAKKLEKLYEIPIVGDIRQKGLMVGIEIVQDRNTKQIFPRSEIVEHRIILEARKRGLIIRPLGPVITFIPVLAMTEDQMETAVRILFDSIAEMAKVVR is encoded by the coding sequence TTGCGATATAGTTATGAACAATTAGAACAATGGGATAAAGAGTATGTGTGGCACCCGTTTACGCAAATGAAAACATACGTGCAAGAACATCCGCTGATTATTGAGCGTGGGCAAGGAAGCTACTTATTTGATGTCAATGGGAATAAATATTTGGACGGATATGCATCATTATGGGTAAACGTCCACGGCCATAATGATCCGGAATTAAATGAAGCTTTGCACATGCAGATAGAAACGATCGCGCACTCGACATTGCTTGGGTCGGCAAATGTACCTTCGATTTTATTGGCGAAAAAGTTGATTGAACTTTGGCCGGGACTTTCGAAAGTGTTTTACTCCGACACGGGAGCTGCCGCTGTGGAAATTGCGCTAAAAATGGCGTACCAATATTGGAAAAACATTGATCCAGTTAAATATGCGGCAAAAAATAAATTTGTTTCTTTAAAGGAAGCGTATCATGGTGATACGGTCGGCGCTGTGAGTGTCGGCGGAATGGATTTATTCCATCGCATTTTTAAGCCGCTGTTGTTTGAACGAATCGAAGTTCCTTCTCCGTATGTGTATCGCATGGACGGATATGGCGATGAAGTGGAGATTGTCAGATATTGTTTGCAACAGCTTGAAGATGTGTTAGAGCGTGAACATGAACAAATCGCCGGCGTGATCGTGGAGCCGCTCGTTCAAGGAGCTGCGGGCATCATTACACATCCAAAAGGATTTTTAAAAGGCATTGAAACACTTTGTCGAAAATATGGGGTGCTGCTTATTTGCGATGAGGTCGCCGTCGGGTTTGGAAGAACGGGCACGCTGTTTGCTTGTGAACAGGAACAAGTAACGCCAGATATCCTTTGTTTAGGGAAAGGGATTACAGGTGGTTATTTACCGCTAGCTGCCACATTAACAACGGATCGAGTGTATGAAGCGTTTTTAGGAGAAGTCGACGAAGACAAGACATTTTATCACGGTCATACATATACAGGTAATCAGTTGTCTTGTGCTGTCGCTTTAAAAAATATTGAACTCATCGAAAAACGAAATCTTGTAGAAAACGTAAGAAAAAAAGCAGAAAGGCTGGCAAAAAAGCTAGAGAAGCTTTATGAAATTCCAATTGTTGGGGATATTCGTCAAAAAGGATTAATGGTAGGAATTGAAATTGTTCAAGATCGAAACACGAAACAAATTTTCCCGCGCTCCGAAATAGTCGAACATCGTATTATTCTAGAAGCTCGAAAACGCGGATTGATCATTCGCCCGCTCGGTCCGGTGATCACGTTTATTCCAGTGTTAGCAATGACAGAGGACCAGATGGAAACAGCAGTCCGTATCCTTTTTGATTCGATCGCGGAAATGGCCAAAGTCGTTCGATAA
- the bioD gene encoding dethiobiotin synthase: protein MGKAIFITGTGTEISKTVATSFLAFVFQKMGLNTKIFKPIQTGLAEDGVSFADQYWYEKVVGLAQSEGLYYMEPAVSPHLAATLTNTTIDPALIVEKIEQWKRQYDIVLVEGAGGLAVPLIEKEQGFYMTNDLIREYNIPIIIVSLAGLGAIHHTVTTVSYAQQQGIRILGLIFNQFNAESIIHVNNIETIKKMLDLPVIATLPSLAKVTKHTMMALAERWLENNEQKQLLQEVLSVAI, encoded by the coding sequence ATGGGAAAAGCAATATTTATCACTGGAACAGGAACCGAGATTAGCAAGACGGTGGCAACCTCTTTTCTTGCTTTTGTTTTCCAAAAGATGGGGTTAAATACAAAAATATTTAAGCCTATTCAAACCGGCTTGGCGGAAGATGGAGTTTCATTTGCGGATCAATATTGGTACGAGAAGGTTGTTGGGCTGGCGCAATCAGAAGGGCTATATTATATGGAACCCGCCGTTTCGCCGCATTTAGCAGCAACATTAACGAATACCACTATTGACCCGGCGTTGATAGTGGAAAAAATCGAACAATGGAAACGTCAATACGACATCGTTCTTGTCGAGGGGGCGGGAGGTTTAGCTGTTCCGCTAATAGAGAAGGAACAAGGGTTTTATATGACCAACGATTTGATTAGAGAATACAACATTCCAATTATCATCGTTTCCTTAGCAGGGCTTGGCGCCATTCATCATACGGTGACAACCGTATCTTACGCACAGCAGCAAGGCATTCGTATTCTTGGGTTGATTTTTAATCAATTTAATGCCGAAAGCATCATTCATGTTAATAATATTGAAACAATAAAGAAAATGTTAGATTTGCCGGTCATTGCCACACTGCCATCTCTTGCAAAGGTGACGAAGCATACGATGATGGCGTTGGCGGAACGTTGGCTAGAGAATAACGAGCAAAAGCAATTGTTACAGGAGGTGCTTTCTGTTGCGATATAG
- a CDS encoding YuzL family protein: MAKLKKNPSERAVSAASVKGNAGPTVETDGGGKKTSQNQQYKRHNMQGE, from the coding sequence ATGGCAAAACTGAAAAAGAACCCTTCGGAAAGAGCAGTCAGCGCAGCAAGCGTAAAGGGTAACGCTGGTCCAACTGTGGAAACGGACGGCGGAGGAAAAAAGACGAGCCAAAACCAGCAATATAAGCGGCACAATATGCAAGGAGAGTAA